The Arthrobacter sp. D5-1 genome segment GATCTTGCCACCATTCTCAATGCCCTCCGGGCTTTGGGTCCCGGACGGACTGTTGTGCCCGCACGCTCCGGGGAGGTCCGTGAGGTCAGTACCGCTCCGGCTCGTCACCGAGTTCAAAGTGGCGGCCATGGACCCGGGTGGGAGTGATCTCCACATAGGTGTATTTGCGCGTCGGAATCCAAGGCTTCAGGGGAAGCTTGTCCGCTTCGTCGATCTCCGACTGCGATTCGATCACCCTGGCAGTCCCCTTAAGGACAACACTCCAGGCTTCGGCGTCGACGATCTCCTCAACTTCGAAGGCGACCTTCTCATTGACGGTCAGTTCGGCGAGCTTTGTTCCCGGGTTCGTCCTGAGCAGCAGCCGCTGGTTGTGGGCGACGAAATTCAGTGGGTAGATGTCCGGTTCACCCAGGACGCTGACAGCCAAGCGACCATGCTGGTTACGTTCCAGGACCTTCCATGAGTCGGCTTCGGTGAGGACGGTTCCAGGGCGTTCGTCGGTTTCCATGATCTCGGTCTCCTGAGTGGGTGGTGGCTGCTGGCGGATCGCCGCGTCGCCGTTGGTTCGATGCTCCCGAGCCTATGGCTGGCTTCCCGCCCCCAACAGAGTCCAAGGTCCCGAGGGCGAAAGCAGCCACCATGACCTTCGACTCTGGTGATGGGGGCCAGCGGGGAGGAACCTGAAGCATCGGATGACCGGCCCGGAGGAATACACCATGGTCCAAGGCGTTTATGTTCTGTCCACTGCACCGGAATCAGGGAAGTCACTCGTGGTCCTGGGCTTGGCTGACGCGTTGCACCGCAGAACAGGCCGTCTGGGTTTCTACCGGCCAATCGTGAACGGAACAGATCCTGCCCACGACCCGCTGCTCCGGATGCTTCGCAGGCGGTACAAGGTGGAGTCAGTCCGCTGCAGGGGCGGAATGACGTTGGCTGATGCCCGGGCAGCGCTGGCGGCAGGCCGTGAGGACGAGGTTGTTTCCCGGGCGCTCGAGGAGTATGGACGCATCGCCGAAGAATGTGACGTGGTTGTGGTGGACGGTTCGGACCTGAGGGGCCCGGACGCCGGCAGGGAGTTCGACCTGAACGCTCATTTGGCCAACAATCTAGGCCTGCCGGTTCTCGCTGTCATCGGGGCCCAGGGCTTGCGTCCTCGGGAGACCGCACAGGCTGTGGCGGACGCGTCACGGCAGCTCGAGGCAGCCAGATGCGCGGTGTTGTCCGTCGTGGTTAACCGCGCCCGGCCAGCAGGCATCGACACAGTCCGGGCCGTTAGGGCAGCTACGGGAAGCCGTCCAAGCTATGTGATTCCCGAGGTTCCTGAGATATCGGCGCCCACGGTGGCCGATGTGGCGATGTCATTGTCACTTGAACGACTCTCGGGCAGCGCAGAGCTGGACCGGGACGTGGGCAGCGTGCAAGTGTCCGCTATGAACGTGGAGAACTTCCTGCGGGTACTTGAGCCCGGGAGCCTGGTGATTGTTCCCGGGGATCGCGCTGACATCGTCATGGCTTGCATGGCCTCGGCCTTGTCACCGGAGCTGCCCACACCGTCCGGAGTCATCCTGACCGATGGCCTGGTCCCTGCCAGCTACGTGCTGCCTATGGTGGCACATGCGCCATTCCCCGTGTTCGCTGAAACTGCGGATACCTACACTACAGCTCAACGGGTCTCGCACGTCCGCAGCGAGATCCATACCGGAGAAAGCCGCCGGGTGGCCGCCGCTCTGGGCATCTGGGCTCGCTCCATTGACGAAAAGGAGCTGCTGGAACGTCTGGCGCTCCCGCGTCCGGCGACCATGACGCCGCTGCGCTTCCTCAATGACCTCGTGGAACGCGCCCGCCAGCAGAAGAAACGTATCGTTCTGGCTGAGGGCACAGATAGCCGGGTGTTGCGTGCGGCGGAGATTTTGCGTCGCCGGGATGTGTGCCACGTATCGCTTCTCGGGAACCCCTCTGCGGTCCGGGAGCTTGCCGAAGCCGAGGGCATCGAGGTGGGTGGCATCACCATCGTCGACCCCGCCCATTCGCCATTACGTGAGCGATTCGCGATGGAATATCAGCGCTTGCGTGCCCACAAAGGCGTGATCCTGGAACGGGCCAGGGAAGTCATGCTCGACGGCGCCTATTTTGGCACCATGATGGTCCACCTGGGTGAGGCCGACGGGATGGTCTCCGGAGCAGCGCACACCACGGCCAACACAATCCGGCCGGCGTTGGAGTTCATGAAGAGCCAGCATGGCAACGGACTGGTGTCCTCGGTGTTCTTTATGCTTTTTCCTGACCGCGTGCTGGTGTACGGGGATTGCGCCGTGGTGCCGGATCCAACGGACCGGCAACTGGCGGACATTGCGCTCGCATCGGCGACGACGGCGGCGCAGTTCGGCGTAGAGCCCAGGGTGGCTATGTTGTCGTACTCTACTGGCGTATCCGGCGCCGGAACGTCGGTGGATAAGGTCAAGCGTGCCACGGACATGGTGGCGGCTGCCCGGCCGGACCTTGCGGTGGACGGGCCCATACAATACGACGCCGCGGTGGATGCGGCCATCGCGAGTTCAAAACTGCCGTCCTCTGCTGTCGCGGGAAGGGCGACAGTCCTTGTCTTCCCTGACCTGAACACAGGCAACAAC includes the following:
- a CDS encoding pyridoxamine 5'-phosphate oxidase family protein, whose amino-acid sequence is METDERPGTVLTEADSWKVLERNQHGRLAVSVLGEPDIYPLNFVAHNQRLLLRTNPGTKLAELTVNEKVAFEVEEIVDAEAWSVVLKGTARVIESQSEIDEADKLPLKPWIPTRKYTYVEITPTRVHGRHFELGDEPERY
- the pta gene encoding phosphate acetyltransferase, whose amino-acid sequence is MVQGVYVLSTAPESGKSLVVLGLADALHRRTGRLGFYRPIVNGTDPAHDPLLRMLRRRYKVESVRCRGGMTLADARAALAAGREDEVVSRALEEYGRIAEECDVVVVDGSDLRGPDAGREFDLNAHLANNLGLPVLAVIGAQGLRPRETAQAVADASRQLEAARCAVLSVVVNRARPAGIDTVRAVRAATGSRPSYVIPEVPEISAPTVADVAMSLSLERLSGSAELDRDVGSVQVSAMNVENFLRVLEPGSLVIVPGDRADIVMACMASALSPELPTPSGVILTDGLVPASYVLPMVAHAPFPVFAETADTYTTAQRVSHVRSEIHTGESRRVAAALGIWARSIDEKELLERLALPRPATMTPLRFLNDLVERARQQKKRIVLAEGTDSRVLRAAEILRRRDVCHVSLLGNPSAVRELAEAEGIEVGGITIVDPAHSPLRERFAMEYQRLRAHKGVILERAREVMLDGAYFGTMMVHLGEADGMVSGAAHTTANTIRPALEFMKSQHGNGLVSSVFFMLFPDRVLVYGDCAVVPDPTDRQLADIALASATTAAQFGVEPRVAMLSYSTGVSGAGTSVDKVKRATDMVAAARPDLAVDGPIQYDAAVDAAIASSKLPSSAVAGRATVLVFPDLNTGNNTYKAVEQSSGAVAVGPILQGLRKPINDLSRGSTIEDIINTVAITAVQAQG